In Nicotiana tabacum cultivar K326 chromosome 17, ASM71507v2, whole genome shotgun sequence, one DNA window encodes the following:
- the LOC107787675 gene encoding uncharacterized protein LOC107787675, with protein MSTIQNTPFTVVDEAPVQLQMWWYDLGEDGHKWVTKHLGALTDIMKIKPQDDLIEALVTFWDPVHNVFRFSDFELTPTLEEMAGYSGFGRDLRNQELIFPRALSVHRFFDLLNISKQIRKTNVVEGCCSFYFLYSRFGQPNGFEMHEKGLNNKQNKDTWQIHRRFAFIMAFLGIMVFPNEERTIDTRIARVVQVLTTKEHHTLAPIILSEIYRALTFCKSGAKFFEGCNILLQMWLIEHLRHHPKFMSYGLSKDNFIESYEERVPDPARGKVDPGYAIWFGKRSHVDDVPEPKRPTKRPHVQAFDDKIQEWLAWGEREKGYKTTIHALEERLRNRNFEKDLQEQETEGEKKSLILQDYDSLLAKTEKSLDKAKENIVQLNEKDESILSESGKSFSM; from the exons atgagcactatCCAGAACACACCGTTCACAGTTGTAGACGAGGCTCCAGTtcagcttcagatgtggtggtatgatttaggagaAGATGGTCATAAATGGGTCACCAAGCACCTGGGAGccctcacagatattatgaaaattAAACCACAGGACGATTTGATTGAggcactagtgactttttgggaccctgttcacaatgtttttcgctTCTCCGATTTTGAGCTAACTCCCACTTTAGAAGAGATGGCTGGATATTCCGGGTTTGGCAGGGATTTGAGAAACCAGGAGCTCATATTCCCGAGGGCTCTTTCTGTACACCGATTCTTcgatcttctgaacatcagtaagcAAATTAGAAAGACCAACGTAGtcgaagggtgttgttctttctacttccTGTACTCTAGGTTCGGGCAGCCAAATGGgtttgaaatgcatgaaaagggccttaacAACAAGCAGAACAAAGACACATGGCAGATTCATCGTCGTTTCGCCTTCATAATGGCATTTCTGGGAATTATGGTCTTCCCAAATGAGGAGCGGACAATTGATACCCGCATAGCCAGGGttgtacaggtcctcactaccaaagaacatcacactcttgccccgatcattctatcagaaatttatcgggcgttgactttttGCAAGTCTGGGGCcaaattcttcgaagggtgcaatattttattacaaatgtggttgattgagcatctccgacatcaccccaagttcatgagcTATGGTCTGAGCAAGGACAATTTCATTGAGAGTTACgaagaaaga GTGCCAGATCCTGCGAGAGGTAAGGTAGATCCGGGTTATGCTATATGGTTTGGGAAGAGGTCTCACGTGGATGATGTGCCAGAGCCCAAAAGGCCCACAAAAAGgccgcatgttcaagcctttgatgataaaatccaagaatggTTGGCCTGGGGTGAACGGGAAAAGGGATACAAaacaactattcatgccttagaagaaaggCTGAGAAACCGCAATTTTGAGAAAGACTTGCAAGAACAAGAAAccgaaggggaaaagaagagtctgatcc TACAAGATTATGATTCCCTCTTGGCAAAGACTGAAAAGTCATTGGACAAAGCCAAGGAAAATATCGTACAGCTAAATGAGAAGGACGAATCAA TCTTGTCAGAGTCTGGTAAGTCATTTTCAATGTAA